A window of Candidatus Liberimonas magnetica genomic DNA:
ATAATACCCGTCCAAAGAATAATCATATCCTTTTAATCTGGTTTGTTTTCTTGATCTGTATGTGTTCATTAACACCTATTTTCACGTGTATTTGTATCTTTTGACTAATTGTTCCTTGTATCCTGTCTTGCCTGTTCCAGTACCAGGCCAGAATAGAGGCGCTGATTATGCACCAGGTGGCGAAGATGGCGTTGGGAACTGCGGCTTGGGCGCCGAAATGTTTGATGGCAAGCACTGCGCCGAGGCCTGCATTCTGCATACCAACGCACAGGGCAACGGTCCTGCGGCGCTGTATGTCAAAACCGAATAGTATCCCTGCCCAGTAACCCAGAATTAACCCAGTAGTGTTGAGCAAGAAAACAGCTGCGAGAATTATCCAGCTTATATTTAAAATGTAATCCCTGTTTAATGCGACTACAAGGCCGCAAATGCAGGCAATAAATATGCTTGAGATAGCAGGAAAAATAGCTTTGAATTTTTCTATATGAGATTTATAATAATGTTTAATAGTGAGGCCGATAGCAAGCGGAATGATGACCATTTTTAATATGCTTATTACCATAGGGAGGAATGGAATATCTAAATATACATGGCCGAAAATATACGTGAATGTAGGTGTTAAAATAGGAGCCAGGAGTGTTATTACACTGGTAAGAGCTATTGAGTAGGGGACGTCGGCGCGTGCAGCGTATGAAACTACGCTTAACGCCATAGCATCCGGGACCGAACCCGCAATGATAAGCCCGAGCGCCAGTTCCGGCGGCAGTTGAAGAAGCTTTGCAACAAGAAAAGAAGCTAACGGCATGATCCCGAATTGGGCAGATACGCCCAAAAGCACAGGCTTTGGGCTCGTTATCATTGGTTTATAATCTATCGGGTTAGTAACCATGCCAATACCGAGCATGGTTAAGGCAAACAGCCATTCAAGGTACGGTTTCAGCCAGGAAAGGCACGGCGGGTAAAAATATCCCGCTAAACCTGCAAAGATAACAAGAACAACCATAGAACGGGATATTCTATCGAAAAAAGAGTTGAACATGAACACCCTAAAAGTTTATTTTTGCCCGGGAAGTTATCTTTACGTTCTTTTTTATTTCTTTTACGATCTGGGCAGGGTCATCCATCACTTTAAATATTGAAAGTTCCGGTTTTGTTACCATACCCCACTTGACCATTGTGTTATTCAACCACTCGATCAACCCTTTCCAGTATTTTGAGTTGTAAAGGATTATAGGTATCTTTGTTATCTTGTTGGTTTGAACCAGGGTAAGGACCTCAAAACACTCATCCATAGTGCCGAAACCCCCGGGCATAACTATAACGCCAGAAGCGTATTTTAAGAACATGACCTTCCTTACAAAAAAGTATTTGAAACCCACGGGCATCGTAACGTAAGGGTTGATGCATTGCTCCATGGGGAGTTCTATGTTAAGGCCGACGGATTTCCCTTTGGCGAGCTTCGCTCCGAGGTTGGCGCCTTCCATAAGACCCGGGCCGCCGCCGGTTATTATAGTGTACCCGGCTTTGGCAAGCCCGTACGCTATGGTTTTTGCCACCTTATAATCGCTGCTCGAATTTTTACTGCGCGCTGACCCGAAAATAGTAATGGATGACGCTATGTCAGAAAGAGAGTCAAAACCGTCGACAAACTCAGACATTATCTTGAAGACCCTCCAGGGGTCCTCGTGGTAAAGAGTATGTTGTTTATGAATGTCGCTTGTCTTTTCTTCGCATTTCTTTGGCATAGCCTCTCCTTTTTTATTGTGCAGTCACTAAATTAATTTATACAAATTCAACATTTCCATCGCGTTCATGGCGGCATCGGCGCCTTTATTGCCCGATTTTGTGCCTGCCCTTTCAATCGACTGCTCAATCGAGTCGGTTGTAAGCACTCCAAAGATAACAGGTATATTGCTATCTAGAGCAACAGCGGCAACTCCTTTTGAAACCTCAGCAGAGATATAGTCAAAATGAGGAGTATCTCCTTTTATCACACAGCCCAGGCAGATAACTGCATCATATTTTTTGTTCTTTGACATTTTCCTTGCAACAGGAGGTATCTCAAAAGCACCCGGGACCCAGGCTATATCTATATCCATTTCCCTTACCCCGTGCCTTATCAACGCATCGAGCGCACCATCAACAAGTTTGCTTGTTATAAACTCATTAAACCTCGAAACAACAATCCCGAACTTTTTGCCGAGCACATCCATTTTGCCCTGAATTACCATTGCCATGAAAACCTCCAATAACTTCAGTATTAAGTTCTAAGCTGTAAGCGGTAAGAAAAACCTTCTTTCTTAATCCTTATCCCTGGTTTTATATATTTAACAAATGGCCTAACTTTTCTTTCTTTGTCTTTAGATACTTTTTGCTTGATTTTGTCGGGGCTATCTCAAGGGGTATCCTTTCAGTGACTTTTAAGCCGTAGCCTTCAAGGCCTACTATCTTTCTCGGGTTGTTCGTTAAAAGCCGTATAGTGGACAAGCCAAGATCGCTTAATATCTGAGCTCCTATTCCGTAGTCCCTTAGATCCGCAGGAAATCCAAGAGCAAGGTTTGCTTCCACTGTGTCGAGTCCCTTTTTCTGCTGGAGTTCGTAAGCATGCATCTTATTTACAAGACCTATTCCCCTACCTTCCTGAAGCATATATAGTACTACACCCGTGCCTACTTTGTCCACTATTTTCATAGCTTTATCAAGCTGGCCGCCGCAATCGCACCTTAAAGAATGGAATATATCCCCCGTGATGCAGGATGAATGAACCCGTACTAAAACGTTCTTCTTACCACTAACTTTACCTTTTACAAGGGCTATATGAGTTTCTTTTTTTAGGATATCTTCGTAAAGGTAAAGTTTAAAATCGCCGAATTTCGTAGGAAGGTCTACGGAAATAAGTTCTTTTACAAGTTTTTCGTTCTTACGCCTGAATTCTATAAGGTCTTTAATGGTTATTATCTTAAGGCCGTAAGTCTTGGAAAATTTTATAAGTTCCGGAACCCTTGACATCGTACCGTCTTCGTGCATTATTTCACAGATGACACCGGCAGGATAAAGGCCTGCCAGGCGGGAGATGTCAACAGATGCCTCTGTGTGGCCTGCACGAACCAAAACCCCGCCGTCCTTATACCTGAGCGGGAATACATGCCCGGGCTTATAGAGGTCGGCCGGCTTAGTTTTTGGATTTAAAACTGTCCTGATAGTTACTGCCCTATCATGTGCGGAAATCCCTGTAGACGTACCGTGTTTTGCATCTATTGAAACGGTAAAATAAGCGTCTTTTACTTCATCTGAACGCTCAACCATGCGCTGGATCTTGAGTTCATCAAGCCGTGAGCCAATAAGCGGAAGGCAGATAAGGCCTCTGCCGTACTTTGCCATAAAATTAATTATCTCCGGTGTGACCTTTTCTGCTGCGCAGACAAGGTCACCTTCATTTTCACGGCCCGGGTCATCTACAATAATTATCATTTTACCTTTTCTTATGTCTTCAATTGCTTCCGGTATAGTTGAAAATTTAAATTGATTCATTTTAGCTCCCACTCAAGCGTTTAGCGTAGAGCGTATAGCGGATAGAAAAGTCAAAATCTTTAAGGACTTTTAGCATTTCCTATACGCTAAACGCTATCCGCTCTACGCTAAATAAATCCGTTCTCTTTTAAAAAATTTGCGGTTAATTTATTATATTTTTTATGATATTTTACTATATTTTCAATGTATTTTGCTAATATATCTGTTTCAATATTCACTAAGTCACCTATTTTCTTATGCGAAAGCGAGGTATTCTTAAATGTGAGAGGTACTATAGCAGTCATAAATGAGTTCTCATTGATTTCAGCTATTGTTAGGCTTATTCCATCAACCGCAATTGAACCTTTTAAGGCAATATAAGGCATTAATTCACGATTAATTTCAATATAGAATTCAAAGAAATCGTTATTATTATGAGTAATTTTTGTTACTTTGCCTGTGCCTTCAATATGACCTAAAACAATATGACCCCCAAAACGTGAATTTGCATACATGGCTCTTTCAAGGTTAACAAAATCCCCAGCTTTTAATTTAGAAAAATTACTTTTTCTTGCAGTTTCAGGGCTGACATCAAAACCTATCTTATTTCCAATTGTTTTTGTAGAAGTAAGGCATATTCCGTTTACAGATACGCTATCGCCTGTTTTAATATTGTCAAGATTTGTGCTTAAAACAATGTTTTTGCCTGTTATCTTTTCAATTTTGCCTAAATCTTCAATTATCCCGGTAAACATTATATTCTGCCCCTCAAGATAAAATCCTTACCCAGTTTTGAAACATGGAAAGTTTTCAGGTTTATGGCCTTTGAAACCTTAGCTACACCCGTACCTTCAATGGGAGTTTTGGCATCCCTGCCGCCTATTATCTTTGGTGAAACAGCTAAAATAATTTCATCAACTATACCGTCTTCTAATGCCTTTGCAGCTGTTTCGCCTCCACCTTCAAGCAATACATTATATATTCCATATTTCATTAACAATTTCAATATATTTTTAAAGTTAATATATCCTTTCACAGATGGCATTTTTACAGGTATAACGCCAGGTCTTTTAGCTAAAGCTTCAAGTTTTGCTTTAACTTTATTTGATGAATATATTATGATGGTTGATATATTGCCGTCAACTACTTTGTAGTTTAAAGGTGTCTTTAGCTCCGGGTCAATAATTATTCTAACCGGATTTGAACCAAATCCATGGCTTGAAAGCTCAGGATTATCCTTTAATACAGTGTTTACCCCCACTAAGATGCCGTCCATTTTAGATCTAAGCTTATGAACAAATGCCCTGGACTCTGGGCCTGATATCCATTTGGAGTCGCCGGTTCTTGCAGCTATTTTACCATCAACTGACATCGCCATTTTAAGCACTACACGGCTCCTATTATACTTTAATCCGGTCAAATAACGTTCGTTTTGAAGCATACTTTGTTGACTTAAAACACCTGTAGTAACTTTTATTCCTTTCTTTGAAAGATATTTTATTCCCTTTCCAAAAACTTCCGGGTTCGGGTCTTCAATGGATGTTACAACCCTTTTTACCCCTGCTTTTACAATACTTTCTGCGCAAGGCGGTGTTTTTGCCCAATGTGTGCATGGTTCTAGGGTAACATACAAAGTTGAACCTGAAGCGTTCCTGCCTGCCTGTTTTAAAGCGTTTATTTCTGCATGTGGACCGCCAAAATACTCGTGATACCCTCTGCCGATTATCTTATTATCTTTAACTAAAACACATCCGACCATTGGGTTTGGATGAACACGGCTTGCCCCGCGTTTTGCAAGAGCAAACGCTATTTTCATATATTTTTTGTCTAAGGCCTGCTTTTCCATATGGAATCCCCCGGCATTACAACCTTCATCTCCTATCTCGTCAAGTCGTGATGCGGCGAGATAAAATCAAAAGTCCTCGAAAAGATAATTTCTTCGGGGACTTAGCTTATTTAATAAATTAATTATTTAATTAATATTATTCAATCTTCTTTTATCCGGACTTACCGCCATAGGCGGATCACCGTCGGCATCCGATTTTCACGGATTCAGTCCTGAACTTTATATTTAGGACACGTAGGCTTTCTCCGCTAAAACGCTTTTTAAATTAAAGATACGGAGTTTACTACCGATAGGGATTTTCACCCTTCCCCGAAGATATGCTTAAATTCTATACAAATTTATAAAAAAATTAGAGATATGTCAAGTTTTTGCGTCTATCACGCTGCGTCTTGCCGCCTTTTTTGCCCTACTGTAAATACCCCAGGGTTTTCATTGTTTTTATTTTTTCCTGAGTCAGCTTGTTTTCTGACATACCTGTTTTAACGATATTTTTAAATATCTTAACATTATTAGCCTGAAATTCATGAAGGAATTCTGTGACTTTTTTATAAAGAAAAAGATTAGGCAGGTAATTATTAAAATAGCCCTCTTCTGTTTTATCGGTATTTAAGTTAAAGAACCTTAATAAATAATAATTCGTTTTTGTCTTTTTAGACAAGTACGAAATGAAATCGCCCTCAACACTCTTTGAATAAAGAATATGCATATTTTTATGGATTAGCGAAGCATCGTTATCCTTCAGAGGGCTAGAATACTCTTTATTGGTCATCTCCTCCGAAATCAATGCCCTGTTATTCCAGTAGGGCATATCTTTGCCAAAAATTAACGGCAGCAGTGAATCTCCCTGTAATAAAAAAGATGACTTGTCGATTTTTACCAGGTCTAAAACTGTCGGAGTTATATCCAGAAGCTGGACAGGCTGTTTGATTTTAAGGTTTTTTGGCAGTTTATCAGGGTAATAAATTAAAAATGGGACTTTGATAACCTGCCTGTAGCTTGGCGGCTGGTGCAGCCAGAAAGTATGTTCACCCAAAAATTCTCCATGGTCAGCGATATGAATTATTACCGTAGTATCATACATTCCGAGTTTTTTTAGCTTATTTACCAGTTTATTAAAAATAAAATCATTATGCCTGACTGAACCGTCATACAGGTCACGCCTTCCCTGTAAAGTTGGCGAACTTATATAGGGCGGATCAAATTCCGGGTCTCTTTTCTCAGCGATAGATATCTTTGTATCTTTATTATTTAAATACCAGGCATCAAAAGGCTTTGGCGCTTGATAGGGGCCGTGTGGTTTTATTTTATGCACGTAAAGAAACAGATTTCTATCGGTATTATTGTCAAGCCATTCAAATAAGATGCCCGGATTCATAGGTCCCTTTGAAATCTTATCTGCAGTAAAGCTGTATCCGGGGTGAAGGTTTGTAGCGTGAGTAGAAAATGTATTCTCGGAAAATGCAGCTGTTTCAAAACCCTGGTTTCTCATGATTTCAGGCAGTCTGAGGAATTTGTCATCCAAAATGTCAAACACACGCCAGACTCCGTTTGAAGAAGCGTAAAGTGAAGTCATAAATGAAGAGCACGAAGTTGCTGTATCTGTGGTTTGCGATATGGCATTAAGGAATAGGATACCATCTTTGAGCAAAAATGTCTTAGCAGGAGTAGTATTTCTTTTGTAGTCGTAACAAGACATATTATCGGCTCTTAACGCGTCTTCAAGCCAAATTATTACATTAACCCGGTCTTTTGGTGGTTCATAAATAACAGGGTTTCCCCAAAAAGCGATGTTGCCTCCGGAGCTGATAGTTTCAAAGGTAATTTCTACCAGGGTGTCCGACCATTTACTTACATCTATCTTGAAATCAAACCAATTTGATGAATTATTTATTGTCTTGGTATAGATTACTTGATTATTACCGCCGTTTTTAAATGTAACATTGAATTTTACAGGATTAGTATTTTTTAGTACCCCGATCGATGATTTAAAAAACATCCTGCCTTTAGGGATCTTAAGAGTATATTTGGCTTTTGCAGGGGTTAGAAAATACATAGCCTTTTTTATAATACCATCCTTGGCTTCGTAAGTATCGCCATAAAGAGCTTTGGAGTATTTATTGTTTGATGAAATAAAATTTATATATTTTATTTCGATTTTATCCTCACTTCTAAAGTAAAGGCATATATTATTTACCGTCATTTCAGATTCCTTAAATAACAAGGAATCAATTATGTAAGTATGATAATTACCGTCCGGAATTATGTCTAGATTCAATATAGTTGCTATTTTTGGATCCATAGCTATTTTCTTAAAATCAAATTCAGCCTTATCTGTCATATAAAGTGTCATTTTATTGTTATTGTTTGTTTTTAGTTTTATTTCAATGTTTTTAATATTTTTAAAAGGTATATTTAAATCCTTCTTAATATTAATGTATTTATCGCTTTCAACAAGATCTTTAAGTTTATTGGCGGAAATATATACTTTGCGAAGCTTACCGTCAAACAATTTTTTGTCAGCGTCAAAATTAATTAAATAAGAACTGTCTCCCCGTGTATTTATTCTTGATTTTGGGATGGCCAATTTTGCATCCGAAAGATGTTCGTCAAACAGGTAATAGAAGGAATTAAGGGGGTTTGGTTTAAGATTTTTAAGTACCTTGGTTTTATCAAATTGTGAGGAATTCTTTAGGGTCAATTGCTGCCTATTAATTATTGAGCTCATAGCTTTTGATAAACCAAATAAATTCAACCCGTATGAAATAGTATTAATGACTAAGGCAATTGAAATCAGCACAGCGGCTAATAAGGTTAATAGGAAAAGATATTTTAATATTTTATTCATAAAAGAGCCAATAATAAAATCTATCAGCCGGAAGCTATCTTAAATAACGTAGAAACGCCCAAAAAAGTTATGAATACCCCAACATATAATTTAAGTTTAACAACATTGACTTTTTTTACTGTAAGAGCGGCAAAGGGAACAGCAGGAACAGCTGCCAGGATCAATAAACCTGTAAGTTTCCAGTCTATAGCTTTTCCCATGACAATATAGACAAGGAACCCAACCAGACAGGTAACGGCTTCAGCAAAAGCAGTTATACCTACTGCATTTTTTGCGCTTACACCTGAAAGTATCTGGCCTCCCATCACAAGAGGGCCGTATCCGCCTCCGGATATACCCTTGTTAAAAGCAGCAAGGAAACTAATACCCATTATCTTACGCCACGAAAATGCCATGGGCTTAGTAACGGAAAAAAGTATCAATAAACCCATTGCAGTAACTAAAATACCGATATAGAGGATCAACAGCCACTTTGGGACCTTTAAGGCTATAATAACGGATATTATTGCTCCAAGCGAACTTATAATACCGAGATACAATGCTACTTTAAAATCATCGGACTTCATACTAAGATCTACATTTGATAAGTTGTGGTGCAATAAACATGCAGCGATATCCGTAATGAGCTGTGATATTAGTATGGCAGGAACAACGTATACAGGGTTATATCCTAAGATGATCAGGATAGGGGCAAGAGCTGTCCCGTACCCCATGCCCAGGCTGGAGTCAAGATACTCGCTTATAAATGCTATTATTCCTACTAAAGGATTCATAAATTCTGAGACAAGCCGCTTAAATTTAATATTTGATTTTAACAAACTAGGCCGGACAAGTCAAGGAATCTAGGCTAAATGAGGATTTTAATTGATTTTTATCTATAATTTTGATAGTTTATTCACAAATGGAGGCTGCAATTGTTTTTTGGATACATTGACACCGGAACCGGTTACACTATAATTAGTTCTTTTACCTGGATACTGGGGTTATTAATTAGTATATTCGGGGTATTTTTATTATATATTAAGCGTATATTTAAATTCATAAAAAATAATTATGAATTATTAATAATTATCCTTATTTTTATAATTCTATCAATTTGTACCTTAGGAGTAATTATGAATAAAGGTAAATCGACTTTTGAAAAAAAACTTGTGATCCTGGGTTTTGACGGCTTAAGCCCGGAGATACTTGAACCAATGATGAAGGAAGGCAGACTTCCTAATTTTTCATACCTTAAAGAGAAAGGTTCTTACAGCAGGCTGTCTACAACCAACCCGTCGCAATCCCCGGTTGCCTGGTCTTCATTTGCTACCGGTAAAAATCCCGGCAAAACCGCAATATTTGATTTTATCGTGAGGGACCCGAAAACTTACGCATTGGACCTATCTATCTCAAATATGAAAAACGGCAAACCTGTCAAGATAGTTCAATCAAAAGCATTCTGGGATTATACTTCAGAGCTTAAAATACCTACAGTTATTATTACCTGCCCGGTAACTTTTCCTCCAGATAAGATCTACGGCAGGATGCTTTCAGGCATAGGCGTTCCGGACATACTTGGGACTGAAGGCACATTCACTTTCTACACTTCACAAGAGCTGGATAAATCCAAATTTATCGGAGGAAATGTCTTTAAGGTAGAAATGGCTTCCGAAATGGAGCTAGACCTCATAGGGCCGAAGGTAAATACCGTTACGAAGCAATCAGAGAACGTAAAGGTTCCTTTTAAAGTGAAGGCCCTTAAAGATGAAAACGGCATAGAGATAGAATGTCAAAATGATAAATTTACTCTCAGGCAGGGCCAATGGAGCGGCTGGAAGGAAGTGGAGTTTAAAATTGACTGGGTAACGAAATTAAAAGGTATTTTTAAATTCTACCTGGTTGACACAAGCCAGGGATTTAACCTTTATATAAGCCCTATAAATTATGATCCAAGAGATCCTTTCTACCAGATATCTTACCCCAAAGGTTACAGCAAAGAACTGGCAGGAGCTATCGGCCTTTATTATACCCAGGGAATGCCCATGGATACCTGGGCGGTCAATGAAAATCGGATCACAGAAGAACCTTTTATAGAACAGGTCAACGAAGTTTTTAAAGAAAAAAATGCAATGCTTGATTTTGAAATGAACAGGTTTGAGAAAGGTGTTTTGTTCTGTTATTTTGAATCATCAGATATAATCCAGCATATGTTCTGGCGCTATAGGGATACCAAACACCCGTTGTATGATAAAACTGCAGCACGGAAATACGGCAATATGATCCGGGATTGGTATATAAAACTGGATGAAACTCTCGGCAAGATTCTTAAGAACCTGGGCAGCAAAGATACTATCCTGGTTTTATCCGACCATGGATTTAATACTTACAGAAGAAGCGTACATGTAAATACCTGGCTTATGAAGAACGGCTATTTAAAACTTGTTAATGAGAATGAATTCGCCGGAAATGAATTATTAAATAATATCGACTGGTCAAAAACAAAAGCTTATGCAATAGGTTTCGGGTCTGTTTACATCAATCAGGAAGGCAGAGAAAAGCAAGGCCTAGTTAAGCCCGGAAAAGAAACTGATACGGTAATAGATGAAATAATACAAAAAATGGAAAAATGGACAGACGGCAGGTCAAATGATAAAATAATACACAAGGTATATAAAAAAGAGGATATTTTCAAAGGCCCTTATCTAAAAGAGGCGCCCGACCTTTATATAGGCTTTAATATCGGTTATCAGTCCTCCTGGCAAACCGCACTCGGAGGAGTACCAGATAAACTCGTTGAAGACAACATAAAAAAATGGTCGGGTTCACATTTGTTCGATCCATCTCTGGTGCCTGGAGTATTTTTGTCCAATAAAAAGGGTTTAATAGAACATCCGTCTATTTACGATATTGCCTTTACAATATTAAAAATGATAGGCATCAGCG
This region includes:
- the ribD gene encoding bifunctional diaminohydroxyphosphoribosylaminopyrimidine deaminase/5-amino-6-(5-phosphoribosylamino)uracil reductase RibD, whose product is MEKQALDKKYMKIAFALAKRGASRVHPNPMVGCVLVKDNKIIGRGYHEYFGGPHAEINALKQAGRNASGSTLYVTLEPCTHWAKTPPCAESIVKAGVKRVVTSIEDPNPEVFGKGIKYLSKKGIKVTTGVLSQQSMLQNERYLTGLKYNRSRVVLKMAMSVDGKIAARTGDSKWISGPESRAFVHKLRSKMDGILVGVNTVLKDNPELSSHGFGSNPVRIIIDPELKTPLNYKVVDGNISTIIIYSSNKVKAKLEALAKRPGVIPVKMPSVKGYINFKNILKLLMKYGIYNVLLEGGGETAAKALEDGIVDEIILAVSPKIIGGRDAKTPIEGTGVAKVSKAINLKTFHVSKLGKDFILRGRI
- a CDS encoding alkaline phosphatase family protein, producing the protein MNKGKSTFEKKLVILGFDGLSPEILEPMMKEGRLPNFSYLKEKGSYSRLSTTNPSQSPVAWSSFATGKNPGKTAIFDFIVRDPKTYALDLSISNMKNGKPVKIVQSKAFWDYTSELKIPTVIITCPVTFPPDKIYGRMLSGIGVPDILGTEGTFTFYTSQELDKSKFIGGNVFKVEMASEMELDLIGPKVNTVTKQSENVKVPFKVKALKDENGIEIECQNDKFTLRQGQWSGWKEVEFKIDWVTKLKGIFKFYLVDTSQGFNLYISPINYDPRDPFYQISYPKGYSKELAGAIGLYYTQGMPMDTWAVNENRITEEPFIEQVNEVFKEKNAMLDFEMNRFEKGVLFCYFESSDIIQHMFWRYRDTKHPLYDKTAARKYGNMIRDWYIKLDETLGKILKNLGSKDTILVLSDHGFNTYRRSVHVNTWLMKNGYLKLVNENEFAGNELLNNIDWSKTKAYAIGFGSVYINQEGREKQGLVKPGKETDTVIDEIIQKMEKWTDGRSNDKIIHKVYKKEDIFKGPYLKEAPDLYIGFNIGYQSSWQTALGGVPDKLVEDNIKKWSGSHLFDPSLVPGVFLSNKKGLIEHPSIYDIAFTILKMIGISDKKIKEYDLDGTSLFTEQ
- a CDS encoding bifunctional 3,4-dihydroxy-2-butanone-4-phosphate synthase/GTP cyclohydrolase II — translated: MNQFKFSTIPEAIEDIRKGKMIIIVDDPGRENEGDLVCAAEKVTPEIINFMAKYGRGLICLPLIGSRLDELKIQRMVERSDEVKDAYFTVSIDAKHGTSTGISAHDRAVTIRTVLNPKTKPADLYKPGHVFPLRYKDGGVLVRAGHTEASVDISRLAGLYPAGVICEIMHEDGTMSRVPELIKFSKTYGLKIITIKDLIEFRRKNEKLVKELISVDLPTKFGDFKLYLYEDILKKETHIALVKGKVSGKKNVLVRVHSSCITGDIFHSLRCDCGGQLDKAMKIVDKVGTGVVLYMLQEGRGIGLVNKMHAYELQQKKGLDTVEANLALGFPADLRDYGIGAQILSDLGLSTIRLLTNNPRKIVGLEGYGLKVTERIPLEIAPTKSSKKYLKTKKEKLGHLLNI
- the ribE gene encoding 6,7-dimethyl-8-ribityllumazine synthase, whose amino-acid sequence is MVIQGKMDVLGKKFGIVVSRFNEFITSKLVDGALDALIRHGVREMDIDIAWVPGAFEIPPVARKMSKNKKYDAVICLGCVIKGDTPHFDYISAEVSKGVAAVALDSNIPVIFGVLTTDSIEQSIERAGTKSGNKGADAAMNAMEMLNLYKLI
- a CDS encoding sulfatase; protein product: MNKILKYLFLLTLLAAVLISIALVINTISYGLNLFGLSKAMSSIINRQQLTLKNSSQFDKTKVLKNLKPNPLNSFYYLFDEHLSDAKLAIPKSRINTRGDSSYLINFDADKKLFDGKLRKVYISANKLKDLVESDKYINIKKDLNIPFKNIKNIEIKLKTNNNNKMTLYMTDKAEFDFKKIAMDPKIATILNLDIIPDGNYHTYIIDSLLFKESEMTVNNICLYFRSEDKIEIKYINFISSNNKYSKALYGDTYEAKDGIIKKAMYFLTPAKAKYTLKIPKGRMFFKSSIGVLKNTNPVKFNVTFKNGGNNQVIYTKTINNSSNWFDFKIDVSKWSDTLVEITFETISSGGNIAFWGNPVIYEPPKDRVNVIIWLEDALRADNMSCYDYKRNTTPAKTFLLKDGILFLNAISQTTDTATSCSSFMTSLYASSNGVWRVFDILDDKFLRLPEIMRNQGFETAAFSENTFSTHATNLHPGYSFTADKISKGPMNPGILFEWLDNNTDRNLFLYVHKIKPHGPYQAPKPFDAWYLNNKDTKISIAEKRDPEFDPPYISSPTLQGRRDLYDGSVRHNDFIFNKLVNKLKKLGMYDTTVIIHIADHGEFLGEHTFWLHQPPSYRQVIKVPFLIYYPDKLPKNLKIKQPVQLLDITPTVLDLVKIDKSSFLLQGDSLLPLIFGKDMPYWNNRALISEEMTNKEYSSPLKDNDASLIHKNMHILYSKSVEGDFISYLSKKTKTNYYLLRFFNLNTDKTEEGYFNNYLPNLFLYKKVTEFLHEFQANNVKIFKNIVKTGMSENKLTQEKIKTMKTLGYLQ
- a CDS encoding bile acid:sodium symporter family protein, translated to MFNSFFDRISRSMVVLVIFAGLAGYFYPPCLSWLKPYLEWLFALTMLGIGMVTNPIDYKPMITSPKPVLLGVSAQFGIMPLASFLVAKLLQLPPELALGLIIAGSVPDAMALSVVSYAARADVPYSIALTSVITLLAPILTPTFTYIFGHVYLDIPFLPMVISILKMVIIPLAIGLTIKHYYKSHIEKFKAIFPAISSIFIACICGLVVALNRDYILNISWIILAAVFLLNTTGLILGYWAGILFGFDIQRRRTVALCVGMQNAGLGAVLAIKHFGAQAAVPNAIFATWCIISASILAWYWNRQDRIQGTISQKIQIHVKIGVNEHIQIKKTNQIKRI
- a CDS encoding riboflavin synthase, with protein sequence MFTGIIEDLGKIEKITGKNIVLSTNLDNIKTGDSVSVNGICLTSTKTIGNKIGFDVSPETARKSNFSKLKAGDFVNLERAMYANSRFGGHIVLGHIEGTGKVTKITHNNNDFFEFYIEINRELMPYIALKGSIAVDGISLTIAEINENSFMTAIVPLTFKNTSLSHKKIGDLVNIETDILAKYIENIVKYHKKYNKLTANFLKENGFI
- a CDS encoding sulfite exporter TauE/SafE family protein, whose translation is MNPLVGIIAFISEYLDSSLGMGYGTALAPILIILGYNPVYVVPAILISQLITDIAACLLHHNLSNVDLSMKSDDFKVALYLGIISSLGAIISVIIALKVPKWLLILYIGILVTAMGLLILFSVTKPMAFSWRKIMGISFLAAFNKGISGGGYGPLVMGGQILSGVSAKNAVGITAFAEAVTCLVGFLVYIVMGKAIDWKLTGLLILAAVPAVPFAALTVKKVNVVKLKLYVGVFITFLGVSTLFKIASG
- a CDS encoding TIGR00730 family Rossman fold protein, which produces MPKKCEEKTSDIHKQHTLYHEDPWRVFKIMSEFVDGFDSLSDIASSITIFGSARSKNSSSDYKVAKTIAYGLAKAGYTIITGGGPGLMEGANLGAKLAKGKSVGLNIELPMEQCINPYVTMPVGFKYFFVRKVMFLKYASGVIVMPGGFGTMDECFEVLTLVQTNKITKIPIILYNSKYWKGLIEWLNNTMVKWGMVTKPELSIFKVMDDPAQIVKEIKKNVKITSRAKINF